The proteins below are encoded in one region of Mycobacterium pseudokansasii:
- a CDS encoding formylglycine-generating enzyme family protein gives MLTELVELPGGSFRMGSTSFYPEEAPIHTVTVSAFAIERHPVTNAQFAEFVAATGYVTVAEQPMDPAFYPGANPDDLVPGAMVFRPTAGPVDLRDWRQWWDWAPGATWRQPFGPDSDIADKPDHPVVQVAYPDAAAYARWAGRRLPSEAEWEYAARGGTTTTYAWGDEATPGGQLMANTWQGQFPYRNDGALGWVGTSPVGAFPPNGFGLVDMIGNVWEWTATEFAAHHRLDQAPKACCAPAGPADPTISQTLKGGSHLCAPEYCHRYRPAARSPQSQDTATTHIGFRCVAERGSG, from the coding sequence GTGTTAACCGAACTGGTTGAGCTGCCGGGCGGGTCGTTCCGGATGGGGTCGACGAGCTTCTACCCCGAAGAAGCGCCGATTCATACCGTCACCGTGTCCGCGTTCGCGATCGAGCGCCACCCGGTCACCAATGCGCAGTTTGCCGAATTCGTCGCTGCCACAGGGTATGTCACCGTCGCCGAACAACCGATGGACCCTGCGTTCTATCCGGGGGCTAACCCCGACGACCTGGTTCCCGGTGCGATGGTGTTCCGTCCGACCGCAGGTCCGGTCGACCTGCGCGACTGGCGGCAGTGGTGGGATTGGGCGCCGGGTGCGACCTGGCGCCAGCCCTTTGGCCCGGATAGCGACATCGCCGACAAGCCCGACCACCCGGTCGTGCAGGTGGCCTATCCCGACGCGGCCGCCTACGCGCGGTGGGCGGGACGGCGGCTGCCGAGCGAGGCCGAGTGGGAGTACGCGGCGCGCGGGGGAACCACGACGACGTATGCCTGGGGCGACGAGGCCACGCCCGGCGGGCAGCTGATGGCCAACACCTGGCAGGGGCAGTTTCCCTACCGCAACGACGGCGCGCTGGGCTGGGTGGGCACCTCGCCGGTAGGCGCCTTCCCGCCCAACGGCTTCGGTCTGGTCGACATGATCGGCAACGTGTGGGAATGGACCGCAACCGAGTTCGCCGCGCACCACCGCCTCGATCAGGCTCCGAAGGCGTGTTGCGCTCCGGCCGGTCCTGCCGACCCCACCATCAGCCAGACCCTCAAAGGCGGCTCGCATCTGTGCGCGCCGGAGTATTGCCATCGGTATCGGCCGGCGGCCCGCTCGCCGCAATCACAGGACACCGCGACCACCCACATCGGATTCCGGTGTGTGGCCGAACGCGGATCGGGCTAA
- the rpsQ gene encoding 30S ribosomal protein S17: MMAEAKTGAKAAPAAAKAPRKAASKEAAAKDVPSKAKGPKHTPSAPKSRGRRKTRIGYVVSDKMQKTIVVELEDRMRHPLYGKIIRTTKKVKAHDENSIAGIGDRVSLMETRPLSATKRWRLVEILEKAK; encoded by the coding sequence GTGATGGCAGAGGCTAAGACTGGCGCAAAGGCGGCACCCGCGGCGGCTAAAGCCCCACGCAAGGCAGCGTCCAAAGAGGCCGCAGCCAAGGACGTCCCCTCGAAAGCGAAGGGCCCCAAGCACACTCCGAGCGCACCCAAGTCGCGGGGCCGTCGTAAGACACGCATCGGCTACGTGGTGAGCGACAAGATGCAGAAGACCATCGTGGTCGAGCTCGAAGACCGCATGCGGCACCCGTTGTACGGCAAGATCATTCGCACCACCAAGAAGGTCAAGGCGCACGACGAGAACAGCATCGCCGGCATCGGCGACCGCGTTTCGCTGATGGAGACCCGTCCGCTTTCGGCGACCAAACGCTGGCGGCTGGTCGAGATCCTCGAGAAGGCCAAGTAA
- a CDS encoding DUF4436 domain-containing protein — translation MTHQAPEAPAPASPPPGKSRGMRLAIGLAVVVGVIVVYALSLFGVHLLATSAPPLPEPDLGTTEDTVVQVRLEKLETVANRLTVNVLVIPEDSKFDKRLDVLTQDLAVRLYPENDLGDLQYPVGKTPAQVSTAIEAEGDPANWPFDSYTTGVISADVIVGTGESRVKEPARVEVIGSLDGWDVSVQRVGESSQTTTRPDNVIITLHRAKGSLIFDLGIILVLISLPTLGLWVSIPMALGRKKFLPPFVSWFAAMLFAVVPLRNILPGNPPPGSWIDQAVTLWVLIALIVAMSLFIFAYRRQSD, via the coding sequence ATGACGCATCAGGCTCCGGAGGCCCCGGCACCAGCGTCTCCGCCCCCGGGCAAGTCGCGTGGAATGCGCCTCGCGATCGGCTTGGCCGTCGTCGTCGGCGTCATCGTCGTCTACGCCCTATCGCTATTCGGTGTGCATTTGCTGGCCACGTCGGCGCCCCCGCTTCCGGAACCGGACCTGGGCACCACCGAAGACACCGTCGTGCAGGTCCGGCTCGAGAAGCTGGAGACGGTGGCCAACCGTCTCACGGTGAATGTGCTTGTCATTCCAGAAGATTCGAAGTTCGACAAGCGCCTCGACGTGTTGACCCAAGACCTGGCCGTGCGGTTGTATCCAGAGAACGATCTCGGCGACCTGCAGTACCCGGTGGGTAAGACACCGGCGCAGGTCAGCACCGCGATCGAGGCCGAAGGCGATCCCGCCAACTGGCCGTTCGACTCCTACACCACCGGCGTCATCTCTGCCGACGTGATCGTCGGGACCGGCGAGAGCCGGGTGAAAGAACCCGCCCGGGTCGAGGTGATCGGGTCATTGGACGGCTGGGACGTCAGCGTGCAGCGGGTCGGGGAATCCAGCCAGACCACCACTCGCCCTGACAACGTCATCATCACCTTGCATCGGGCCAAGGGCTCGCTGATCTTCGACCTGGGCATCATTCTGGTCCTCATCAGCCTGCCGACGTTGGGGCTGTGGGTGTCCATCCCGATGGCGTTGGGCAGGAAGAAGTTCTTGCCGCCGTTCGTGTCGTGGTTTGCCGCCATGCTGTTCGCCGTGGTCCCGTTGCGCAATATCCTGCCCGGCAACCCGCCGCCCGGCTCCTGGATCGACCAAGCCGTCACGCTATGGGTGCTGATCGCATTGATCGTGGCGATGAGCCTGTTCATCTTCGCCTACCGCCGGCAATCGGACTGA
- a CDS encoding AMP-binding protein yields MAGEPSLTELLQEIANQHPDRDAYTFIDYETDPNGISETLTWGEVHQRAQVVAEELLICGSSGDRAAILAPQGLEYIVAFWGALHAGFIAVPLPFPQFGVHEERVSSALRDCAPSVILTTSGAAADAVRYTGGCNDGSAASAIEIDSLDTEALCQSEPRRCPPSQPAYLQYTSGSTGRPTGVMISHRNVVANFRQWTRDLAGGHRGAITAVSWLPFYHDLGLMMGLCQPMLSGGHAVLMSPVSFVQRPARWMQLAATNGTVLTSAPNFAFELAARKTADEDMAGLDLGGLLILCSGGERVQPATLERFTRRFAPFNLPDTVIRPTYGLAETVVYASTRTPAQPPDIVHFDSEELSAGRAKRCRDGGAALVGYGLAQSPLVRIVDPETRTECPAGRTGEIWVQGDNVAMGYWRNPEKTEQTFRARLVNPSTGTPVGPWLRTGDLGVISDDELFIIGRIKDLLIVDGSNHYPDDIEATIHEITRGRAAAVSVPNDGTEQLVAIAEVKPTGMSDEEQKEKLRTLKGEVTSAISNSHGLRIADLVFVTLGSIPTTTSGKVRRSACAERYRRDELERVEVTP; encoded by the coding sequence ATGGCCGGTGAACCTTCTCTGACGGAACTGCTGCAGGAAATAGCCAACCAGCACCCTGACCGCGACGCATACACTTTTATCGACTACGAGACCGACCCGAACGGCATTTCCGAAACCCTCACCTGGGGAGAAGTTCATCAACGAGCACAAGTTGTTGCCGAAGAGCTCTTGATATGCGGCTCGAGCGGTGATCGGGCCGCCATCCTGGCCCCGCAGGGCCTTGAATACATTGTTGCTTTCTGGGGTGCACTCCACGCCGGATTCATAGCGGTTCCGTTGCCGTTTCCGCAGTTCGGCGTTCACGAGGAGCGGGTTTCTTCAGCGCTGCGAGATTGCGCTCCCTCGGTAATTCTCACGACCAGCGGCGCCGCTGCAGATGCCGTGAGGTACACGGGTGGTTGCAACGACGGTTCCGCCGCTTCAGCCATCGAGATCGATTCGCTGGACACCGAAGCGCTATGCCAATCGGAACCCAGGCGTTGCCCACCTTCCCAACCCGCGTATCTCCAATACACGTCGGGATCGACCGGTCGGCCCACCGGGGTCATGATCTCGCATCGGAACGTGGTGGCCAATTTTCGGCAGTGGACGCGCGATTTGGCTGGCGGTCACCGTGGTGCGATAACCGCGGTCTCGTGGCTGCCGTTCTACCACGACTTGGGATTGATGATGGGACTTTGCCAGCCGATGCTGTCCGGCGGACACGCCGTGCTCATGAGTCCAGTGTCGTTCGTGCAACGGCCGGCTCGTTGGATGCAATTGGCAGCGACCAATGGGACCGTCTTAACGTCGGCGCCGAACTTTGCCTTCGAATTGGCGGCACGAAAAACCGCCGACGAGGACATGGCCGGGCTGGACCTTGGCGGCTTGCTGATTCTCTGCAGCGGTGGAGAGCGGGTACAGCCGGCAACCTTGGAGCGCTTCACGCGGCGGTTTGCGCCCTTCAATCTGCCCGATACGGTGATACGGCCCACCTATGGGCTCGCCGAGACGGTGGTGTACGCGTCGACCCGAACACCGGCTCAGCCGCCGGACATCGTTCATTTCGACTCGGAGGAACTGTCCGCCGGGCGGGCTAAGCGGTGCCGGGATGGCGGTGCGGCGCTGGTCGGTTACGGGTTGGCGCAATCACCGCTGGTGCGGATCGTCGACCCCGAGACGCGGACCGAGTGTCCGGCGGGACGGACCGGCGAAATCTGGGTGCAGGGCGACAACGTCGCGATGGGGTACTGGCGCAATCCTGAAAAGACGGAACAAACATTCCGCGCCCGCCTGGTTAATCCGTCGACCGGCACGCCGGTCGGACCGTGGCTGCGAACCGGCGATTTAGGGGTCATTTCCGACGACGAGTTGTTCATCATCGGCCGAATCAAGGATCTGCTGATCGTGGACGGGTCCAATCACTATCCGGACGACATCGAGGCGACCATTCACGAAATAACCAGGGGCCGGGCCGCGGCGGTGTCTGTTCCCAATGACGGGACCGAGCAGCTGGTCGCCATTGCCGAGGTCAAGCCAACCGGCATGTCCGATGAAGAGCAAAAGGAAAAGCTCCGAACGCTGAAGGGTGAAGTCACCTCGGCGATTTCGAACTCGCATGGCCTGCGCATCGCGGATCTCGTTTTTGTGACGCTTGGTTCGATTCCGACCACGACCAGCGGCAAGGTTCGGCGTTCGGCCTGTGCCGAGCGTTATCGGCGGGATGAATTGGAGCGTGTCGAGGTCACGCCGTGA
- the rpsC gene encoding 30S ribosomal protein S3 — MGQKINPHGFRLGITTDWKSRWYADKQYAEYVKEDVAIRRLLSSGLERAGIADVEIERTRDRVRVDIHTARPGIVIGRRGTEADRIRADLEKLTGKQVQLNILEVKNPESQAQLVAQGVAEQLSNRVAFRRAMRKAIQSAMRQPNVKGIRVQCSGRLGGAEMSRSEFYREGRVPLHTLRADIDYGLYEAKTTFGRIGVKVWIYKGDIVGGKRELAAAVPAGPERPRRERPAGTRPRRSGASGTTATGTDAGRAAGGEESTAGAGNETAPAVEAQSTE; from the coding sequence GTGGGCCAGAAGATCAATCCGCACGGCTTCCGGCTGGGCATCACCACCGACTGGAAGTCGCGCTGGTACGCAGATAAGCAGTACGCCGAGTACGTCAAGGAGGACGTCGCGATCCGCCGGTTGCTGTCGAGCGGCCTGGAGCGCGCGGGTATCGCCGACGTGGAGATCGAGCGGACCCGCGATCGGGTCCGGGTGGACATTCACACCGCGCGCCCGGGCATCGTCATCGGCCGCCGCGGCACCGAGGCGGACCGCATCCGTGCGGACCTGGAAAAGCTGACCGGCAAGCAGGTTCAGCTCAACATCCTGGAAGTGAAAAACCCCGAGTCGCAAGCTCAATTGGTGGCCCAGGGCGTTGCCGAACAGTTGAGCAACCGGGTGGCGTTCCGTCGCGCGATGCGCAAGGCCATCCAGTCGGCGATGCGTCAGCCCAACGTCAAGGGGATCAGGGTTCAGTGCTCGGGCCGCCTTGGCGGGGCCGAGATGAGCCGCTCGGAGTTCTACCGCGAAGGCCGGGTGCCCCTGCATACCTTGCGCGCGGACATCGACTACGGCCTGTACGAGGCCAAGACCACCTTCGGCCGGATCGGCGTGAAGGTGTGGATTTACAAGGGCGACATCGTCGGCGGCAAGCGCGAATTGGCCGCCGCGGTCCCCGCGGGCCCCGAACGGCCGCGCCGCGAACGGCCGGCGGGCACCCGTCCGCGCCGCAGCGGTGCCTCGGGCACGACGGCCACGGGCACCGACGCGGGCCGCGCCGCGGGCGGCGAAGAGAGCACCGCGGGGGCCGGCAACGAGACCGCGCCGGCCGTTGAAGCGCAGAGTACGGAGTGA
- the rplV gene encoding 50S ribosomal protein L22 produces MTTTTEYPSAVAKARFVRVSPRKARRVIDLVRGRSVSDALDILRWAPQAASEPVAKVIASAAANAQNNNGLDPTTLVVATVYADEGPTAKRIRPRAQGRAFRIRRRTSHITVVVESRPAKDERSSKSSRARRAEGSKAAAKAGPGSGAKKAASKAPAKKAAAKAPAKKSPAKTSETSEAKGGSD; encoded by the coding sequence ATGACTACCACTACCGAATATCCGTCGGCCGTCGCCAAGGCACGGTTCGTGCGGGTATCGCCGAGAAAGGCGCGCCGGGTCATCGATCTGGTGCGGGGCCGCTCGGTATCGGATGCACTCGATATCCTGCGCTGGGCGCCGCAGGCCGCCAGTGAGCCGGTGGCCAAGGTGATCGCCAGTGCCGCCGCCAACGCGCAGAACAACAACGGCCTGGACCCGACGACGTTGGTGGTCGCCACGGTCTACGCCGACGAGGGTCCGACCGCCAAGCGCATCCGTCCGCGAGCCCAGGGTCGTGCGTTCCGAATTCGCCGGCGCACCAGCCACATCACCGTGGTGGTGGAGAGTCGGCCGGCCAAGGACGAGCGGTCTTCGAAGTCGTCGAGGGCGCGCCGTGCCGAGGGCAGCAAGGCCGCCGCAAAGGCGGGTCCTGGTTCGGGGGCTAAGAAGGCGGCGAGCAAGGCGCCTGCCAAGAAGGCGGCTGCCAAAGCGCCCGCCAAGAAGTCACCCGCAAAGACATCTGAGACTTCTGAAGCGAAGGGAGGCTCAGACTAG
- a CDS encoding DUF4436 domain-containing protein, translating into MTDNHAPAAPEPGTPAAASPPGGSAASPPARPHMSRRKHLVLDVSIIVGVAVVYVLSLVGYHWLASTPGPLPKPDVGTTEDTVVLVRFEQLHTVANRLDVKVLVMPDDSMIDKRLDVLTTDTSVRLYPTNDLGDLQYPVGKSPAQVATTIEAHGDPGNWPFDTYTTDTIQADVLVGAGDTRQYKPARVEVTGSLEGWDISAQRVGDASQTSDRPDNVIITLKRAKGPLVFDLGICLVLVTLPTLALFVAIQMVTGRRKFLPPFSTWYAAMLFAVVPLRNILPGSPPAGSWIDQAVVIWVLIALATAMVVYVIAWYRESE; encoded by the coding sequence ATGACCGATAACCACGCGCCGGCGGCGCCAGAGCCGGGTACACCTGCGGCGGCGTCTCCGCCGGGCGGATCAGCGGCGTCTCCGCCGGCCCGCCCCCACATGTCGCGGCGGAAACATCTGGTGCTCGACGTGTCGATCATTGTCGGTGTCGCCGTCGTCTACGTCCTGTCGCTGGTCGGCTATCACTGGCTGGCCAGCACGCCCGGACCGTTGCCCAAGCCGGATGTGGGCACCACCGAGGACACCGTGGTGTTGGTGCGCTTCGAGCAGCTGCACACCGTGGCAAATCGCCTCGACGTGAAAGTTCTGGTAATGCCCGACGATTCGATGATCGACAAGCGTCTGGACGTGCTGACCACCGACACTTCGGTGCGCCTTTATCCGACCAACGACCTGGGTGACCTGCAGTACCCGGTAGGGAAATCGCCGGCTCAGGTCGCCACCACCATCGAGGCGCACGGTGATCCGGGTAACTGGCCATTCGACACCTACACCACCGACACCATCCAGGCCGATGTGCTGGTCGGGGCGGGCGACACTCGCCAGTACAAGCCGGCCCGCGTCGAAGTGACCGGATCGCTGGAGGGCTGGGACATCAGCGCCCAGCGCGTCGGGGACGCGAGTCAGACCTCGGATCGCCCGGACAACGTGATCATCACGCTGAAGCGAGCCAAGGGCCCGCTGGTTTTCGACCTGGGAATCTGTTTGGTCCTGGTCACGCTGCCGACGCTGGCCCTGTTCGTGGCCATCCAGATGGTCACCGGCCGGCGAAAATTCCTGCCACCATTCTCCACGTGGTATGCGGCGATGCTGTTCGCCGTGGTGCCGCTGCGCAATATCCTTCCCGGCTCGCCGCCGGCGGGGTCGTGGATCGACCAGGCCGTGGTGATCTGGGTGCTGATAGCGCTCGCCACGGCCATGGTGGTCTACGTCATTGCGTGGTACCGGGAATCGGAGTAG
- the rplP gene encoding 50S ribosomal protein L16, with product MLIPRKVKHRKQHHPRQRGIASGGTSVNFGDYGIQALEHAYVTNRQIESARIAINRHIKRGGKVWINIFPDRPLTKKPAETRMGSGKGSPEWWVANVKPGRVLFELSYPNEAIARAALTRAIHKLPIKARIITREEQF from the coding sequence ATGCTGATTCCCCGCAAGGTCAAGCACCGCAAGCAGCATCACCCCCGCCAGCGAGGCATCGCCAGCGGTGGAACGTCGGTGAATTTCGGCGACTACGGGATCCAGGCCCTCGAGCACGCCTATGTCACCAACCGGCAGATCGAGTCGGCCCGTATCGCCATCAACAGGCACATCAAGCGTGGCGGCAAGGTGTGGATCAACATCTTTCCGGACCGCCCGTTGACCAAGAAGCCCGCCGAGACCCGGATGGGTTCGGGCAAGGGCTCCCCGGAGTGGTGGGTGGCCAACGTCAAGCCGGGCCGGGTGCTGTTCGAGCTCAGCTACCCCAATGAAGCGATCGCGCGGGCCGCGCTGACCCGTGCGATCCACAAGTTGCCGATCAAGGCACGCATTATCACGCGAGAGGAACAGTTCTGA
- a CDS encoding arylsulfatase — MTTGSTGFQGKIELDIRDSEPDWGPYAAPTAPENAPNILYLVWDDTGIATWDCFGGVVEMPAMTRIAERGVRLTQFHTTALCSPTRASLLTGRNATTVGMATIEEFTDGFPNCNGRIPADTALLSEVLAERGYNTYCVGKWHLTPLEEANMASTKRHWPTSRGFERFYGFMGGETDQWYPDLVYDNHPVSPPGTPEDGYHLSKDLADKAIQFIRDAKVIAPDKPWFTYLCPGAGHAPHHVFKEWADKYAGKFDMGYEKYREVVLERQKSMGIVPPDTELSPINPYLDVKGPQGEPWPLQDTVRPWDSLNDEEKKLFCRMAEVFAGFLSYTDAQIGRILDYLEESGQLDNTIIVVISDNGASGEGGPNGSVNEGKFFNGYIDTVEESMKLFDHLGGPQTYNHYPIGWAMAFNTPYKLFKRYASHEGGIADTAIISWPSGVAAHGAVRDNYVNVADVTPTVYELLGMTPPDTVKGITQKPLDGVSFKAALDDPAADSGKRTQFYAMLGTRGIWHEGWFANTIHAATPAGWSHFDTDRWELFHIEKDRSQCHDLAAEHPDKLEELKALWYSEAAKYNGLPLSDLNIVETMMRSRPYLVTERSTYIYYPNCADVGIGAAAEIRGRSFAVVADVTVDTTGAEGVLFKQGGAHGGHVLFIQDGRLHYVYNFLGERQQLLSSVGPIPLGRHLLGVRYARTGTVPNSHTPLGDLTMYFDHHEVGALADVTTHPGTFGLAGAGITVGHNGGSAVSSRYKAPFAFTGGTIAQVTIDLSGRPYEDVEKELALAFSRD, encoded by the coding sequence GTGACGACGGGGTCAACCGGGTTTCAAGGCAAGATCGAGCTGGACATCCGTGATTCGGAACCGGATTGGGGGCCCTACGCGGCGCCGACCGCGCCGGAGAACGCGCCCAACATCTTATATCTGGTCTGGGACGACACCGGCATCGCGACCTGGGACTGCTTTGGTGGCGTGGTGGAGATGCCCGCCATGACGCGCATCGCCGAGCGTGGCGTGCGCCTGACGCAATTCCACACCACCGCGTTGTGTTCGCCAACCAGGGCGTCGCTGTTGACCGGTCGCAACGCGACCACCGTCGGCATGGCGACCATCGAAGAATTCACCGACGGTTTCCCCAACTGCAACGGACGGATACCGGCCGATACCGCCCTACTTTCGGAGGTGCTTGCCGAACGCGGCTACAACACCTATTGCGTGGGCAAGTGGCACCTGACACCGCTGGAAGAGGCCAACATGGCCTCGACGAAGCGGCATTGGCCCACGTCTCGGGGATTCGAACGTTTCTACGGATTCATGGGTGGCGAGACCGACCAGTGGTATCCCGACCTGGTGTACGACAACCACCCGGTCAGCCCGCCCGGCACCCCTGAGGACGGCTATCACCTGTCGAAGGACCTGGCGGACAAGGCGATCCAATTCATCCGCGATGCCAAGGTGATCGCGCCGGACAAACCCTGGTTCACCTACCTGTGCCCGGGCGCCGGGCATGCACCGCACCACGTCTTCAAGGAGTGGGCGGACAAATACGCCGGCAAGTTCGACATGGGCTATGAAAAGTATCGCGAGGTCGTGCTGGAACGGCAGAAATCGATGGGGATCGTGCCGCCGGACACCGAATTGTCGCCCATCAACCCCTATCTCGACGTGAAGGGACCGCAAGGCGAGCCATGGCCACTGCAGGACACCGTGCGGCCGTGGGACTCACTCAACGATGAAGAGAAGAAGCTGTTCTGCCGGATGGCCGAGGTGTTCGCCGGTTTCCTGAGCTACACCGATGCACAGATCGGCCGGATCCTGGACTACCTCGAGGAATCGGGACAGCTGGATAACACCATCATCGTGGTGATCTCCGACAATGGTGCCAGCGGCGAGGGCGGACCCAACGGGTCGGTCAACGAAGGAAAATTCTTCAACGGCTATATCGACACCGTCGAAGAGAGCATGAAGCTCTTCGACCACCTGGGTGGCCCGCAAACCTACAACCACTACCCGATCGGGTGGGCGATGGCCTTCAACACGCCCTACAAGCTGTTCAAGCGCTATGCCTCGCACGAAGGCGGAATCGCCGATACGGCCATCATCTCCTGGCCGTCCGGCGTCGCGGCCCACGGTGCAGTCCGGGACAACTACGTCAACGTCGCCGACGTCACCCCGACCGTTTACGAGCTGCTGGGCATGACGCCGCCGGACACCGTCAAAGGCATCACCCAGAAGCCCCTGGATGGGGTGAGTTTCAAAGCCGCCCTTGACGATCCGGCCGCCGACAGCGGCAAGCGCACTCAGTTCTACGCCATGCTCGGCACCCGCGGGATCTGGCACGAGGGCTGGTTCGCCAACACCATCCACGCCGCCACACCGGCTGGCTGGTCGCATTTCGACACCGATCGGTGGGAACTGTTCCACATCGAAAAAGACCGCAGCCAATGCCATGACCTCGCTGCCGAGCACCCCGACAAGCTCGAAGAACTCAAGGCGCTGTGGTATTCCGAGGCGGCCAAGTACAACGGCCTGCCGCTGTCGGATCTCAACATCGTGGAAACCATGATGCGGTCGCGGCCCTACCTGGTCACCGAACGATCCACCTACATCTACTACCCCAATTGCGCTGACGTCGGTATCGGGGCCGCCGCCGAAATCCGCGGCCGTTCGTTCGCCGTCGTGGCCGACGTGACAGTCGACACCACCGGTGCCGAAGGCGTGCTGTTCAAGCAGGGCGGCGCGCACGGCGGGCACGTGTTGTTCATCCAGGACGGACGCCTGCACTACGTCTACAACTTCCTTGGTGAGCGCCAGCAGTTGCTCTCGTCGGTCGGCCCGATCCCGCTCGGCCGACACCTGCTCGGCGTGCGCTACGCGCGGACCGGAACCGTGCCCAACAGCCACACCCCGCTGGGTGACCTGACGATGTACTTCGACCACCACGAGGTCGGTGCGCTCGCCGACGTGACCACCCACCCGGGAACATTCGGGTTGGCAGGTGCCGGTATCACCGTCGGACACAACGGCGGTTCGGCGGTGTCCAGCCGCTACAAGGCGCCGTTCGCCTTCACCGGCGGAACCATTGCCCAAGTGACGATCGACCTATCCGGACGACCGTATGAAGACGTGGAAAAAGAACTCGCCCTTGCCTTTTCGCGCGACTAG
- the rpmC gene encoding 50S ribosomal protein L29, whose product MAVGISPGELRELTDEELTERLREAKAELFNLRFQMATGQLNNIRRLRTVRREIARVYTVLRERELGLASGPEGPEGKES is encoded by the coding sequence ATGGCAGTGGGAATTTCCCCTGGCGAACTGCGTGAGCTCACCGACGAGGAACTGACCGAGCGGTTGCGCGAAGCCAAGGCAGAGTTGTTCAACTTGCGCTTCCAGATGGCGACCGGCCAGCTCAACAACATCCGCCGGCTCCGCACGGTGCGTCGGGAAATCGCCCGCGTCTATACGGTGCTGCGCGAACGAGAACTGGGTCTGGCTTCCGGCCCCGAAGGTCCCGAAGGTAAGGAATCGTGA